The following coding sequences lie in one Paracidovorax avenae genomic window:
- a CDS encoding DUF4189 domain-containing protein, whose amino-acid sequence MKLPVSLGLLAASCLFSFAAFAQTACPSGVVAGSALCGPSGDGEEAPPRPTGKWIKTWGAIARSSSSGDVGSSTGKFTEEEAREGAVKVCANLGNSDCTAVFTYYNQCVAVVDSQKLASGRVLRRITSAGSIASAQDLALEQCRKAGGTECKVIGTDCTKPYFHKY is encoded by the coding sequence ATGAAATTGCCCGTGTCCCTTGGCCTCCTCGCCGCCTCCTGCCTGTTCTCCTTCGCTGCCTTCGCCCAGACCGCATGCCCCTCGGGCGTGGTGGCCGGCAGCGCGCTTTGCGGGCCGAGCGGCGATGGAGAGGAGGCGCCTCCGCGGCCGACGGGCAAGTGGATCAAGACCTGGGGGGCGATCGCGCGCTCTTCGTCCTCCGGGGACGTCGGCAGCAGCACTGGCAAATTCACGGAAGAGGAAGCACGCGAAGGCGCTGTGAAGGTCTGCGCCAATCTGGGCAATTCGGATTGCACGGCCGTGTTCACCTATTACAACCAGTGCGTAGCCGTGGTGGACAGTCAGAAGCTTGCGTCCGGGCGTGTCTTGCGCAGGATCACATCTGCCGGGAGCATCGCCTCGGCCCAGGACCTCGCGCTGGAGCAATGCCGTAAGGCCGGTGGAACCGAGTGCAAGGTGATAGGAACGGATTGCACGAAGCCGTACTTCCACAAGTATTGA
- a CDS encoding fructose-specific PTS transporter subunit EIIC encodes MAQLIAIAASQAGPAHSFMVAEALRAAAESLGHRIAVSVHSSLGTQGGFSDGELAGAAAAIIAADMPVDRQDLLGTAAAPVHEAAPQEVLADAERVVRAALARAGGAPVQAAAPAVASPAAAAPQDGPLRIVAITSCPTGVAHTFMAAEALEQGARALGHTIKVETQGSVGAQNALTAGEIAGADLVVIAADTQVNRDRFVGKRLYATSTKAAIHDAAAVFAQARAQAQAWGASASPAPVAGGTAAAPATAGKRESSGAYKHLMTGVSFMLPFVVAGGLLIALAFALGGIYVYDDAHKGTLGWVLFQVGAKAGFALMLPALAGYIAYSIADRPGIAPGMIGGMLAGTVGAGFLGAIAAGFIAGYAVHWLNRFIRLPRGLDGLKPVLILPLLGAAIVGVLMMMVIGAPMAAVMGALTDWLKGLQTGSAVLLGVILGAMMAFDMGGPVNKAAYVFSTTLIASGVANPMAAAMAAGMTPPLGIALACWLFKSRFTAEEREASKASAVLGLAFITEGAIPFVARDPLRVIPACVLGSAVAGGLSMAWNIGLQAPHGGVFVLAIPNAVNHVVPYAAAILAGTVVTALALGVLKRKANAG; translated from the coding sequence ATGGCCCAACTCATCGCCATCGCCGCGAGCCAGGCCGGCCCGGCGCACAGCTTCATGGTGGCCGAGGCGCTGCGCGCCGCGGCCGAATCGCTCGGCCACCGCATCGCCGTGAGCGTGCACAGCAGCCTGGGCACCCAGGGCGGCTTCAGCGACGGCGAACTGGCGGGCGCCGCGGCGGCCATCATCGCCGCCGACATGCCCGTGGACCGCCAGGACCTGCTGGGCACGGCCGCGGCCCCCGTGCACGAAGCCGCCCCGCAGGAGGTGCTGGCCGATGCGGAACGCGTGGTGCGCGCCGCGCTGGCCCGCGCGGGCGGTGCGCCCGTGCAGGCCGCTGCTCCCGCAGTGGCTTCACCCGCAGCGGCCGCGCCCCAGGACGGCCCCCTGCGCATCGTCGCCATCACGTCCTGCCCCACGGGCGTGGCCCACACCTTCATGGCCGCCGAGGCGCTGGAGCAGGGCGCGCGTGCGCTGGGCCACACCATCAAGGTGGAGACGCAGGGCTCGGTGGGCGCACAGAACGCGCTCACCGCGGGCGAGATCGCCGGGGCCGACCTCGTGGTGATCGCGGCGGACACGCAGGTGAACCGCGACCGCTTCGTCGGCAAGCGCCTCTACGCCACCTCCACCAAGGCCGCCATCCACGATGCGGCGGCGGTCTTCGCCCAGGCGCGGGCACAGGCCCAGGCGTGGGGCGCTTCCGCATCGCCCGCCCCTGTGGCCGGCGGCACGGCGGCGGCCCCGGCAACGGCTGGCAAGCGTGAATCCTCCGGCGCCTACAAGCACCTGATGACGGGCGTCTCCTTCATGCTGCCCTTCGTGGTGGCGGGCGGCCTGCTGATCGCGCTGGCCTTCGCGCTGGGCGGCATCTACGTCTATGACGACGCCCACAAGGGCACGCTCGGCTGGGTGCTGTTCCAGGTCGGGGCCAAGGCGGGCTTCGCGCTCATGCTGCCTGCGCTGGCGGGCTACATCGCCTACTCCATCGCCGACCGGCCCGGCATCGCGCCCGGCATGATCGGCGGCATGCTGGCCGGCACCGTGGGCGCGGGCTTCCTGGGCGCCATCGCGGCAGGCTTCATCGCCGGCTATGCGGTGCACTGGCTGAACCGCTTCATCCGCCTGCCGCGCGGGCTGGACGGGCTCAAGCCCGTGCTGATCCTGCCGCTGCTGGGCGCGGCCATCGTCGGCGTGCTGATGATGATGGTGATCGGCGCACCCATGGCCGCCGTGATGGGCGCGCTGACGGACTGGCTCAAGGGCCTGCAGACCGGCAGCGCCGTGCTGCTGGGCGTGATCCTCGGCGCCATGATGGCCTTCGACATGGGCGGGCCGGTGAACAAGGCGGCCTACGTCTTCTCCACCACCCTGATCGCCAGCGGCGTGGCCAACCCCATGGCCGCCGCCATGGCCGCCGGCATGACGCCGCCGCTGGGCATCGCCCTGGCCTGCTGGCTGTTCAAGAGCCGCTTCACCGCCGAAGAGCGCGAAGCCTCCAAGGCCTCCGCCGTGCTGGGCCTGGCCTTCATCACCGAAGGCGCCATTCCCTTCGTGGCGCGCGACCCGCTGCGCGTGATCCCGGCCTGCGTGCTGGGCTCCGCGGTGGCCGGCGGCCTCTCGATGGCCTGGAACATCGGCCTGCAGGCGCCGCACGGCGGCGTGTTCGTGCTGGCCATTCCCAACGCGGTGAACCATGTCGTGCCGTACGCGGCCGCGATCCTGGCCGGCACCGTGGTGACGGCCCTGGCGCTGGGTGTGCTCAAGCGGAAGGCCAATGCAGGCTAG
- a CDS encoding acyl-CoA dehydrogenase family protein: MPTAHPFAALDHVDLPAPGRHSPVAGAPSLDSIVASASDLVPVLRARAEQTERDRRVSEETTRAFRDAGFFKLMQPARYGGYEYGFTAFIDVVSELARGCTSSAWGCSLGAIHQWLVGTFPEQAQDDVWRDDPSAIVCGSYAPATMPQKVDGGYLVQGRWLFASNVDNSQWALLGVQFPPEDQGAPPSAGFLLAPRADWRIEDNWHVAGQAGTGSKAIAIDQPLFIPGHRKLTFAEASSNQPPGARANTNPIYRIPFLSAVPVCLTSPILGTAQGAVDALIELAGVRVTRGAVSGGGNRLSEFFPVQSRLAEASASVDAARLLIYRDTAQVEQMAMDGQAIDVARRIRNRRDHAFAARLSRDAVEAVFASVGGAGLALDQPIQRMWRDANAISRHISLNWDAVSSMVGQYLLGLEPKGQY, encoded by the coding sequence ATGCCCACCGCCCATCCCTTCGCCGCGCTCGACCACGTGGACCTTCCCGCCCCCGGCCGCCACTCGCCCGTGGCGGGTGCACCTTCCCTGGATTCGATCGTTGCATCCGCAAGCGATCTGGTCCCCGTGCTGCGCGCACGGGCCGAGCAGACGGAGCGGGACCGCCGCGTTTCCGAAGAGACGACCCGCGCCTTCCGCGACGCGGGCTTCTTCAAGCTCATGCAGCCGGCGCGCTATGGCGGCTACGAATACGGCTTCACGGCCTTCATCGACGTGGTCAGCGAACTGGCGCGCGGCTGCACCTCGTCGGCCTGGGGATGCTCGCTGGGCGCCATCCACCAGTGGCTGGTGGGCACCTTCCCCGAGCAGGCGCAGGACGACGTGTGGCGCGACGACCCGTCGGCCATCGTGTGCGGCTCGTACGCGCCGGCCACGATGCCGCAGAAGGTCGATGGCGGCTACCTCGTGCAGGGCCGATGGCTGTTCGCCTCCAATGTGGACAACTCGCAATGGGCCCTGCTGGGCGTGCAGTTTCCGCCCGAAGACCAGGGCGCACCACCGTCCGCCGGCTTCCTGCTCGCGCCGCGCGCCGACTGGCGGATCGAGGACAACTGGCACGTCGCCGGCCAGGCGGGCACAGGCTCCAAGGCCATCGCCATCGACCAGCCGCTCTTCATTCCCGGGCACCGCAAACTGACCTTCGCGGAAGCCTCGTCCAACCAGCCGCCCGGCGCACGCGCGAACACCAACCCGATCTACCGCATCCCGTTCCTGTCGGCCGTGCCGGTGTGCCTGACCTCCCCCATCCTGGGCACCGCCCAGGGCGCGGTGGACGCGCTGATCGAGCTGGCCGGCGTGCGCGTGACGCGCGGCGCGGTCTCGGGCGGCGGGAACCGGCTGAGCGAATTCTTCCCCGTGCAGTCGCGGCTGGCCGAAGCCTCCGCCAGCGTGGATGCCGCCCGCCTGCTGATCTACCGCGACACCGCGCAGGTCGAACAGATGGCCATGGACGGCCAGGCCATCGACGTCGCCCGGCGCATACGCAACCGGCGCGACCACGCCTTCGCCGCGCGCCTTTCGCGCGACGCCGTGGAGGCCGTGTTCGCCAGCGTGGGCGGCGCGGGCCTGGCGCTGGACCAGCCCATCCAGCGCATGTGGCGCGACGCGAACGCGATCTCCCGCCACATCAGCCTGAACTGGGACGCCGTGTCCTCCATGGTCGGGCAATACCTGCTGGGCCTGGAGCCCAAGGGCCAGTACTGA
- a CDS encoding DUF4189 domain-containing protein: protein MEHPFSIGLLAAASCLFSFAAFAQTACPSGVAAGSALCGPSGGGEEAPPRPTGEWIKTWGAIATSSSSGDIGSSTGKFSEEEARQGAMQLCSKLGNSDCVVSHTYRNQCVAVVDSSKSTSGRAIGKIISAVSIPAAQERALEDCRKAGGTECKVRGTDCSKPYFHKY from the coding sequence ATGGAACATCCCTTTTCGATCGGTCTGCTGGCCGCCGCCTCCTGCCTGTTCTCCTTCGCGGCCTTCGCCCAGACCGCATGCCCCTCGGGCGTGGCGGCCGGCAGCGCGCTTTGCGGCCCGAGCGGTGGCGGCGAGGAGGCGCCCCCGCGGCCTACAGGCGAGTGGATCAAGACCTGGGGCGCCATCGCGACCTCCTCGTCCAGCGGGGACATCGGCAGCAGCACCGGAAAATTCTCGGAGGAGGAGGCCCGCCAGGGCGCCATGCAGCTCTGCTCCAAGCTCGGCAACTCGGATTGCGTCGTCTCGCACACCTATCGCAACCAGTGCGTCGCGGTGGTCGATAGCTCGAAATCCACTTCCGGGCGCGCGATCGGCAAGATCATCAGTGCAGTGAGCATCCCCGCGGCGCAGGAGCGGGCGCTGGAGGATTGCCGCAAGGCCGGTGGCACCGAGTGCAAGGTGCGCGGGACGGATTGCTCGAAACCCTACTTCCACAAGTATTGA
- the ptsP gene encoding phosphoenolpyruvate--protein phosphotransferase → MSTIPVEVRLGAAPHNREDAVRAAGALLAQAGHIQPAYVDSLLQREKVANTFLGEGLAIPHGMVEDKHLVRRTGLAVLQVPAGVRWGDDAKQAKLVVAIAAASDEHIQVLRRLTRVMRDSTLMQRLATTGDAQEIVRALTADAPEGAAGAGAQGAALEDFPLGRELSLNYPSGLHARPAGEWARVAGRFQARVHVRCGDAVADAKSVAALLGLGAGRGAQLRLSAQGPDAAAALSTLAATIVRLGEEEARQAELSAARQAQAQGRGRELGDWQPAARHTFTGIAASPGLVVGTLVHADAAALDVEDRFTSVAAEAAALDSAFAAAQAQLEQLAAGAKAAGRAEQAGIFAAHQGLLRDAELMQAVSRTVVQRHGAAWAWRHAVHERVAAQRALPDATLAARAADLQDVGERVLRHLLGLGGEASGPDAAGAAWPDHAILLADDISPSMAAQIDTERVRGFCTARGGPTAHTAILARALGLPAVVAAGPGVLPARDGTGPALGGTPAILDGYRGRLYVAPSETALVEARERMARLARRQEEEARTRREPATTTDGQTVEIAANVNRADQVAKALESGAEGVGLMRTEFLFLERDTVPDEEAQYQAYRGMVEALQGRPLVVRTLDIGGDKRVPHLDLPVEENPFLGVRGARLALRRDDLLVPQLRALYRAAQHGPLQVMFPMISTVEEVRELRARMEAVRAELQAPAVPVGIMIEVPSAALTADRLAAHVDFFSIGTNDLTQYALAVDRQHPELAGMADSLHPAVLRLVERTVAGAARHGRWVGVCGGLAGEPLGAALLVGLGVQELSMSAGDIGTVKALLRRHSLAELQALARSALDVDTADEVRALGAALRPAPQAPGQEADHG, encoded by the coding sequence ATGTCCACCATTCCGGTCGAGGTCCGCCTCGGGGCGGCCCCGCACAACCGCGAGGATGCCGTGCGCGCCGCCGGCGCACTGCTGGCGCAGGCCGGCCACATCCAGCCCGCCTATGTCGACAGCCTGCTGCAGCGCGAGAAGGTCGCCAACACCTTCCTGGGCGAGGGGCTGGCCATTCCGCACGGCATGGTGGAAGACAAGCACCTCGTGCGCCGCACGGGGCTGGCCGTGCTGCAGGTGCCGGCCGGCGTGCGCTGGGGCGACGACGCCAAGCAGGCGAAGCTGGTGGTGGCGATCGCCGCGGCATCCGACGAGCACATCCAGGTGCTGCGCCGGCTCACCCGCGTGATGCGCGACTCCACCCTGATGCAGCGCCTGGCCACCACGGGCGACGCGCAGGAGATCGTGCGGGCGCTCACGGCCGATGCGCCGGAGGGCGCTGCGGGTGCCGGCGCCCAGGGCGCGGCGCTGGAGGATTTCCCGCTCGGTCGCGAGCTCTCCCTCAACTACCCCAGTGGCCTGCATGCGCGGCCGGCCGGCGAATGGGCCCGCGTGGCCGGCCGCTTCCAGGCGCGGGTACACGTGCGCTGCGGCGATGCGGTGGCCGACGCCAAGAGCGTGGCCGCGCTGCTGGGCCTGGGTGCCGGGCGTGGCGCGCAGCTGCGCCTGTCCGCGCAGGGGCCGGATGCAGCCGCCGCGCTGTCCACGCTGGCCGCCACCATCGTGCGGCTCGGCGAGGAAGAGGCGCGGCAGGCCGAACTGTCGGCCGCGCGGCAGGCCCAGGCCCAGGGCCGGGGCCGTGAACTGGGCGACTGGCAGCCTGCGGCTCGGCACACCTTCACCGGCATCGCCGCCAGCCCCGGCCTGGTCGTGGGCACGCTGGTGCATGCGGATGCGGCGGCCCTGGACGTGGAGGACCGCTTCACCTCCGTGGCCGCCGAGGCCGCCGCGCTCGACAGCGCCTTCGCCGCCGCGCAGGCGCAGCTGGAACAACTGGCCGCCGGGGCGAAGGCCGCCGGCCGGGCGGAGCAGGCCGGCATCTTCGCGGCCCACCAGGGGCTGCTGCGCGATGCCGAACTGATGCAGGCCGTGAGCCGCACCGTGGTGCAGCGCCACGGCGCCGCCTGGGCCTGGCGCCACGCGGTGCACGAGCGCGTGGCCGCGCAGCGCGCGCTGCCGGACGCCACCCTGGCCGCCCGCGCGGCCGACCTGCAGGACGTGGGCGAGCGCGTGCTGCGCCACCTGCTGGGCCTGGGCGGCGAGGCGTCCGGGCCGGATGCGGCCGGGGCCGCCTGGCCCGACCATGCCATCCTGCTGGCCGACGATATTTCTCCCTCGATGGCCGCGCAGATCGACACCGAACGCGTGCGCGGCTTCTGCACCGCGCGCGGCGGCCCCACGGCGCACACGGCCATCCTGGCGCGCGCCCTGGGCCTGCCCGCCGTGGTGGCCGCCGGCCCGGGCGTGCTGCCCGCGCGCGACGGCACGGGCCCGGCACTGGGCGGCACGCCGGCCATCCTGGACGGCTACCGCGGCCGGCTGTACGTGGCGCCGAGCGAAACCGCTCTGGTGGAAGCGCGCGAGCGCATGGCGCGCCTGGCCCGGCGGCAGGAGGAGGAGGCCCGCACCCGCCGCGAGCCCGCCACCACCACCGACGGCCAGACGGTGGAGATCGCCGCGAACGTGAACCGCGCCGACCAGGTCGCGAAGGCGCTGGAATCCGGCGCCGAAGGCGTGGGCCTGATGCGCACCGAATTCCTCTTCCTGGAGCGCGATACGGTGCCGGACGAGGAGGCGCAATACCAGGCGTACCGCGGCATGGTCGAGGCGCTGCAGGGCCGGCCGCTCGTGGTGCGCACGCTGGACATCGGCGGCGACAAGCGCGTGCCCCACCTGGACCTGCCCGTGGAGGAGAACCCCTTCCTCGGCGTGCGCGGCGCGCGGCTGGCGCTGCGGCGCGACGACCTGCTGGTGCCGCAGTTGCGCGCGCTCTACCGCGCTGCGCAGCACGGCCCGCTGCAGGTGATGTTCCCGATGATCAGTACCGTGGAAGAGGTGCGCGAGTTGCGCGCGCGCATGGAAGCCGTGCGCGCCGAGCTGCAGGCGCCCGCGGTACCGGTGGGCATCATGATCGAGGTGCCTTCGGCCGCGCTGACCGCCGACCGCCTGGCCGCCCACGTGGATTTCTTCTCGATCGGCACCAACGATCTCACCCAGTACGCGCTGGCGGTGGACCGACAGCATCCGGAACTGGCCGGCATGGCCGACAGCCTGCATCCCGCGGTGCTGCGCCTCGTGGAGCGCACGGTGGCCGGCGCGGCGCGGCACGGCCGCTGGGTGGGCGTGTGCGGCGGCCTGGCGGGCGAGCCGCTGGGCGCGGCGCTGCTCGTGGGCCTGGGCGTGCAGGAGCTGAGCATGAGCGCGGGCGACATCGGCACCGTCAAGGCGCTGCTGCGGCGCCATTCCCTGGCCGAGCTGCAGGCGCTGGCGCGCAGCGCGCTCGACGTGGACACGGCCGACGAAGTGCGCGCCCTGGGCGCCGCGCTGCGCCCGGCCCCGCAGGCGCCCGGGCAGGAGGCCGACCATGGCTGA
- a CDS encoding LacI family DNA-binding transcriptional regulator has translation MASIKDVALRAGVSTTTVSRVLTTPGAVRSPLRERVEQAIADLGYRPNLAARRLRQRRASIVGLIVSDIRSPFFTDVGRAVEDMAYRNGLRLILCNSDENPAKEQSYLELMADEQASGVILSPTMEGLQRLRPGDWPFPLVLVDRALDSSRVDRVVLDNHGAARRATEHLLQSGWRRIALLAGIHSTTGQQRHAGYAEALAAHGLTPRPLWLDPTRDAGERATAQCLAAPPAERPDALLATNGLLLLGALQAVQAAGLRTPQDIGIAGFDNNDWTALPALDVTTIAQPTYDIGRTAAELLLQRMQDPARPARRVVLEGELVVRGSSARPRA, from the coding sequence TTGGCCAGCATCAAGGACGTCGCCCTGCGCGCCGGCGTCTCCACCACCACCGTCTCGCGCGTGCTCACGACGCCCGGCGCCGTGCGTTCCCCGCTGCGCGAGCGCGTGGAGCAGGCCATCGCCGACCTGGGGTACCGGCCCAACCTCGCGGCGCGCCGGCTGCGCCAGCGCCGCGCCTCGATCGTCGGCCTGATCGTCTCGGACATCCGCAGCCCCTTCTTCACCGATGTGGGCCGTGCCGTGGAGGACATGGCCTACCGCAACGGCCTGCGACTCATCCTCTGCAACAGCGACGAGAACCCCGCCAAGGAGCAGTCGTACCTGGAGCTGATGGCCGACGAGCAGGCCAGCGGCGTGATCCTGTCGCCCACCATGGAAGGACTGCAGCGCCTGCGGCCCGGGGACTGGCCGTTTCCACTCGTGCTCGTGGACCGCGCGCTGGACAGCTCGCGCGTGGACCGCGTGGTGCTGGACAACCACGGCGCGGCGCGCCGCGCCACGGAACACCTGCTGCAATCGGGCTGGCGGCGCATCGCCCTGCTCGCCGGCATCCACAGCACCACCGGCCAGCAGCGCCATGCGGGCTATGCCGAGGCCCTGGCGGCGCACGGCCTCACGCCACGGCCGCTGTGGCTCGACCCCACGCGCGACGCGGGCGAGCGCGCCACCGCGCAGTGCCTCGCCGCGCCGCCCGCCGAGCGCCCCGACGCCCTGCTCGCCACCAACGGGCTGCTGCTGCTCGGCGCCCTGCAGGCCGTGCAGGCCGCGGGCCTGCGCACGCCGCAGGACATCGGCATCGCCGGCTTCGACAACAACGACTGGACCGCCCTGCCCGCGCTGGACGTGACCACCATCGCCCAGCCCACCTACGACATCGGCCGCACCGCGGCGGAACTGCTGCTGCAGCGCATGCAGGACCCGGCGCGGCCTGCGCGGCGCGTGGTGCTGGAGGGAGAGCTGGTGGTACGGGGCTCCAGCGCCAGGCCCAGGGCCTGA
- a CDS encoding N-acetylmuramoyl-L-alanine amidase — protein sequence MDIDKTGKVQHPRVRLAIHGAIQRGEMKVINGIIVHQTGASTAQSSFNSYKTANPNGAHFLIDKDGTIYQTASIYQKTHHVGFIKSRCMEEHKCTLAEVAALKGKTVGRQIGTVEKHKPFPRRYPDNSDSIGIEIVSGVQGQNFEAVTGAQQVSLTWLAAQLTSTLGISTREIYRHPQVSWKNATEASTAQW from the coding sequence ATGGACATCGACAAAACCGGAAAAGTACAGCATCCGCGTGTGCGGCTGGCAATCCACGGGGCCATCCAGCGCGGAGAGATGAAGGTGATCAACGGCATCATCGTCCACCAGACGGGGGCTTCCACGGCGCAGTCGTCATTCAACAGCTACAAGACGGCCAACCCCAACGGCGCGCACTTCCTCATCGACAAGGACGGCACGATCTACCAGACGGCCTCCATCTACCAGAAGACCCACCACGTGGGTTTCATCAAGTCACGCTGCATGGAAGAGCACAAGTGCACGCTGGCCGAGGTCGCCGCGCTCAAGGGCAAGACCGTGGGCCGCCAGATCGGCACGGTGGAAAAGCACAAGCCCTTCCCCAGGCGATACCCGGACAACAGCGACTCCATCGGCATCGAGATCGTCTCGGGGGTGCAGGGCCAGAACTTCGAAGCCGTGACGGGCGCGCAGCAGGTCTCGCTGACGTGGCTGGCCGCACAGCTCACATCCACGCTGGGCATCTCCACGCGCGAGATCTACCGGCATCCCCAGGTGTCCTGGAAGAACGCAACCGAAGCGAGTACGGCGCAATGGTGA
- a CDS encoding 1-phosphofructokinase family hexose kinase, with protein sequence MADHATPRVFTVTLNPAIDHTVRVQSLVPGSVHRALGQQVEAGGKGVGVAAVLAALGVPVTATGWLGADNDAVFAAAFAARGIADGMLRLPGSTRTNIKIADAARGDSTDINLPGLALEPAALARAEADLTAALCAEVRPGDWCELAGSLPPGADAAVWERIARAVAARGARIAIDTGGAVLRQLLQALADPARGAVVPVDFLKPNRAELEELAGRELPTPADVAQAARVLCRAHGVRQLAVSLGGDGAVIATAEGCWQAAAARVPVATTVGAGDALVAGTLAALSQGRAMPAAAIFGMACAAARIQRIAPGLPPRAEVDALAASIQATPL encoded by the coding sequence ATGGCTGATCACGCGACGCCCCGGGTCTTCACGGTCACCCTCAACCCGGCCATCGACCACACGGTGCGCGTGCAGTCGCTCGTGCCCGGCAGCGTGCACCGCGCGCTGGGCCAGCAGGTGGAAGCCGGCGGCAAGGGCGTGGGTGTCGCGGCCGTGCTCGCGGCGCTGGGCGTGCCGGTGACGGCCACCGGCTGGCTGGGCGCGGACAACGACGCGGTGTTCGCGGCCGCCTTCGCCGCGCGCGGCATCGCGGACGGCATGCTGCGCCTGCCGGGATCCACCCGCACCAACATCAAGATCGCCGATGCCGCGCGCGGCGACTCCACCGACATCAACCTGCCGGGCCTGGCCCTGGAGCCCGCGGCCCTCGCGCGCGCCGAGGCTGACCTGACCGCCGCGCTGTGCGCCGAGGTGCGGCCCGGCGACTGGTGCGAACTGGCCGGCAGCCTGCCGCCCGGCGCGGATGCCGCCGTGTGGGAGCGCATCGCCCGCGCCGTGGCGGCGCGCGGGGCGCGCATCGCCATCGACACGGGCGGCGCGGTGCTGCGGCAACTGCTGCAGGCGCTGGCCGATCCGGCGCGCGGCGCCGTGGTGCCCGTCGATTTCCTCAAGCCCAACCGGGCGGAGCTGGAAGAACTGGCCGGCCGCGAACTGCCCACGCCCGCCGATGTGGCGCAGGCCGCGCGCGTGCTGTGCCGCGCGCACGGTGTGCGGCAGCTGGCCGTGTCCCTGGGCGGCGACGGCGCGGTGATCGCCACGGCCGAAGGCTGCTGGCAGGCCGCGGCCGCCCGCGTGCCCGTCGCCACCACGGTGGGCGCGGGCGACGCACTGGTGGCTGGCACGCTCGCCGCCCTGTCGCAGGGCCGGGCCATGCCCGCCGCCGCGATCTTCGGCATGGCCTGCGCGGCCGCGCGCATCCAGCGCATCGCGCCGGGACTGCCCCCGCGCGCCGAGGTGGATGCCCTGGCCGCATCCATCCAGGCTACGCCGCTCTAA
- a CDS encoding flavin reductase family protein translates to MYSWALITGDAADTVDARALRQALGAFPTGVCLVTTATPDGKREGMTINSFASVSLDPPLLLWSIRDDARSADAFLTARSFNLSVLAASQRELAWHFARPAPDKFERFEAGFDTAGNGCPRLRESVATFECSTYSRHQEGDHTVLLGRIERFTRSDAPPLLFHSGQMGSLWELAGTLAQPA, encoded by the coding sequence ATGTATTCCTGGGCCCTCATCACCGGCGACGCGGCCGACACGGTCGATGCGCGCGCGCTGCGGCAGGCGCTCGGCGCCTTTCCCACCGGCGTATGCCTGGTCACCACCGCCACGCCCGACGGCAAGCGCGAAGGCATGACCATCAACTCCTTCGCGTCCGTCTCGCTCGACCCGCCCCTGCTGCTCTGGAGCATCCGCGACGACGCGCGCAGCGCCGACGCCTTCCTGACGGCGCGGTCCTTCAACCTCAGCGTGCTGGCCGCCTCGCAGCGCGAACTCGCCTGGCACTTCGCCAGGCCGGCGCCGGACAAGTTCGAGCGCTTCGAGGCCGGCTTCGACACCGCCGGCAACGGTTGCCCCCGCCTGCGCGAGAGCGTGGCAACCTTCGAATGCAGCACCTACTCGCGCCACCAGGAGGGCGACCACACCGTGCTGCTCGGGCGCATCGAGCGGTTCACGCGCAGCGACGCGCCGCCGCTGCTGTTCCATTCGGGGCAGATGGGGTCGCTGTGGGAACTGGCGGGGACGCTGGCGCAGCCGGCGTGA
- a CDS encoding MarR family winged helix-turn-helix transcriptional regulator, whose translation MRLDLERAIPYLLARAGSRMGQSFSRELRQFELSLTDWRVCVALHHQPHQRLSDLALHTSTEPSTLSRVVDGLLQRGLVVRDRSGEDARALALSLTPAGHDLTLRIIPLAQLYERVSLGGLTHAQAESLRDMLRLLYDNLAALDRE comes from the coding sequence GTGCGGCTCGACCTCGAGCGCGCCATTCCGTATCTGCTGGCGCGTGCGGGCTCGCGCATGGGCCAGTCGTTCAGCCGGGAGCTGCGGCAGTTCGAGCTGTCGCTCACGGACTGGCGTGTGTGCGTGGCGCTGCACCACCAGCCCCACCAGCGGCTTTCCGACCTGGCGCTGCACACCTCGACGGAGCCTTCCACGCTGTCGCGCGTCGTCGACGGGCTGCTGCAGCGCGGCCTCGTGGTGCGCGACCGCTCGGGCGAGGACGCCCGCGCGCTGGCGTTGAGCCTGACCCCGGCAGGGCACGACCTGACGCTGCGCATCATTCCGCTGGCACAGCTGTACGAGCGGGTGTCCCTGGGGGGGCTGACCCACGCGCAGGCCGAGTCGCTGCGCGACATGCTGCGACTGCTCTACGACAACCTCGCCGCGCTGGACCGGGAGTGA